One segment of Nostoc piscinale CENA21 DNA contains the following:
- a CDS encoding DUF11 domain-containing protein: MKQIFMAGIGASLLLTTASFMTHLPGVIPGRLLNSAVAQNPQKQQALKLVLAAEKQVLVKDEQGKQKVTWQALKGQAVVQPGDTLRYTLTGENTSDRTIKNLTLNQPIPKGMIYVLKSANFTGNAKISYSIDGARSFGENPTIKVTLPNGKVETKPAPANAYTHIRVQLPLVAAKTKVQVTYQTQVR; encoded by the coding sequence ATGAAACAAATTTTTATGGCTGGGATAGGAGCAAGTTTATTGCTGACTACAGCCTCTTTTATGACTCATTTGCCAGGGGTAATTCCTGGGCGACTATTGAATAGTGCAGTTGCTCAAAATCCGCAGAAACAGCAGGCTTTAAAGTTAGTTTTGGCGGCAGAAAAGCAGGTTTTAGTTAAAGATGAACAAGGCAAGCAAAAGGTAACTTGGCAAGCTTTGAAAGGGCAAGCAGTGGTTCAACCAGGGGATACATTACGGTACACATTGACTGGGGAAAATACAAGCGATCGCACCATTAAAAATCTTACCCTCAATCAACCTATTCCCAAGGGCATGATTTATGTTTTGAAATCTGCCAATTTCACTGGTAATGCCAAGATTAGCTATAGCATTGATGGCGCTCGTAGTTTTGGGGAAAATCCCACAATTAAAGTTACTCTTCCTAACGGCAAAGTGGAAACTAAGCCAGCACCCGCAAATGCTTATACTCACATCCGCGTGCAACTTCCCTTGGTAGCAGCAAAGACTAAGGTTCAGGTAACTTATCAAACTCAGGTACGCTAA